From a region of the Vagococcus coleopterorum genome:
- a CDS encoding ABC transporter ATP-binding protein: protein MLGLLRYAKEYKKELILGPFFKFLEAVFELLLPLGMAMLIDNGIAKHDFNYVLKISTLMILMSVVGLFCVLLCQYYSSVASQGFGTDLRTALLKKINTLSHQDLNDFGTSTLVTRMTNDINQLQLALAMLIRLVIRAPFLSLGSLIMAFYINAKIALIFILALAIFCSVLYVMAKQTVPLYKKVQKQIDKMNQVISENLSGIRVIRAFGQKKYSEDGMEQTNKQLAKAYRRVANVSAILNPATILIMNGAIILILFLGGNYINTGSLTQGELLALINYLTQMLLALIVISNLVVIFSKASAAATRVNEVLETTPSIQEPTDAVTELATQNNVSLSFKNVSFKYQVNSGLALENISFDLKRGQTLGIVGTTGSGKSSIIQLAPRFYDPTSGSIELFGVPLQKISLTTLRNTFGIVPQQSVLFTGSVRENLQWGKKDATDKECWDALMIAQSADFVEKLPKKLDTMIVEGGKNFSGGQRQRLTIARALINQPEIIILDDSLSALDFQTDANLRKSLAANLTNSSQIIISQRISSIQDADQILVIENGTQVGLGTHEDLMLSCVTYQELVESQQSSRKAGDH, encoded by the coding sequence ATGCTGGGGTTATTACGTTATGCTAAAGAATATAAGAAAGAATTAATACTGGGACCTTTTTTCAAATTTTTAGAAGCTGTTTTCGAGTTATTATTACCATTAGGAATGGCAATGTTGATTGATAACGGTATTGCAAAACATGATTTTAATTACGTCCTTAAAATTAGTACACTAATGATTTTGATGTCAGTTGTAGGATTATTTTGTGTTTTGCTATGTCAGTACTATTCATCAGTAGCATCACAAGGTTTTGGAACTGATTTACGGACCGCCCTTTTGAAAAAGATTAATACACTATCTCATCAAGATCTAAATGATTTTGGCACGTCAACCTTAGTCACTCGTATGACTAACGACATCAATCAACTTCAATTAGCGTTAGCAATGTTAATCCGATTAGTCATTCGTGCCCCTTTTTTAAGTCTCGGTTCGCTCATCATGGCATTTTATATCAATGCTAAAATCGCTCTGATATTTATACTAGCTCTAGCGATTTTCTGTTCTGTTTTGTATGTCATGGCCAAACAAACAGTCCCGCTTTATAAAAAAGTTCAAAAACAAATCGATAAAATGAACCAAGTTATTTCAGAAAATTTAAGTGGGATTCGTGTTATCCGTGCATTTGGTCAAAAAAAATATTCAGAAGATGGAATGGAACAAACAAATAAACAACTTGCTAAAGCCTATCGACGAGTAGCAAACGTTTCTGCCATCTTAAATCCAGCGACAATTTTAATAATGAATGGAGCTATTATTTTAATACTATTCCTAGGTGGCAATTATATTAATACCGGATCACTGACTCAAGGGGAGCTATTAGCCTTAATTAATTACTTAACCCAGATGTTGTTGGCATTAATTGTGATTTCAAATCTCGTTGTTATCTTTTCAAAAGCTTCTGCTGCTGCTACACGTGTCAATGAAGTGTTAGAAACCACTCCAAGTATCCAAGAACCCACTGATGCTGTCACTGAGCTAGCTACCCAAAACAATGTTTCCTTATCATTTAAAAATGTCTCATTTAAATATCAAGTAAATAGTGGATTAGCTCTGGAAAATATCTCATTCGACTTGAAAAGAGGGCAAACTTTAGGAATAGTTGGAACAACAGGGAGCGGAAAAAGCTCAATCATTCAACTTGCTCCACGTTTTTATGATCCAACAAGCGGTTCAATCGAGTTATTTGGCGTCCCCCTTCAAAAGATTTCACTGACCACACTTCGTAACACGTTCGGTATTGTACCTCAACAAAGTGTCCTGTTCACCGGTAGTGTTCGAGAAAATTTACAATGGGGTAAAAAAGATGCCACTGATAAAGAATGTTGGGATGCACTAATGATTGCCCAAAGTGCTGACTTTGTTGAAAAATTGCCAAAAAAACTCGATACTATGATTGTGGAGGGTGGTAAAAACTTTTCGGGCGGCCAAAGACAACGTCTAACGATTGCTCGTGCTTTAATTAACCAACCTGAAATTATCATATTAGATGACTCTTTAAGTGCTCTTGATTTTCAAACAGATGCTAACTTGCGTAAAAGTCTTGCAGCTAACCTAACAAATAGTAGCCAAATAATCATTTCACAACGTATAAGCTCCATACAAGATGCTGATCAAATATTAGTTATTGAAAACGGGACACAAGTTGGGCTTGGAACACACGAAGATCTAATGTTATCGTGTGTCACATATCAAGAGCTTGTTGAGTCTCAACAAAGTAGCAGAAAAGCAGGTGATCATTAA
- a CDS encoding RNA-binding S4 domain-containing protein, with product MRLDKFLKVSRIIKRRTIAKEVTDKGRIQVNGQIAKSSTSLKKGDTIKILFGNKTLEVKVRELMDSTKKDDAYKMYEIISETRDVEVEKLN from the coding sequence ATGAGATTAGACAAATTTTTGAAAGTTTCTCGTATTATCAAACGCCGAACTATAGCGAAAGAAGTCACAGATAAAGGACGTATTCAAGTGAATGGTCAAATTGCTAAGTCGTCAACATCATTAAAAAAAGGTGACACGATAAAAATTTTATTTGGTAATAAAACGCTTGAAGTCAAAGTCCGAGAGTTAATGGATTCTACAAAAAAAGATGATGCTTATAAAATGTATGAAATTATTAGTGAAACAAGAGATGTCGAAGTCGAGAAATTAAATTAG
- a CDS encoding S1 domain-containing RNA-binding protein, whose translation MSVEVGAKISGKISGITNFGAFIDLGEGKTGLVHISEVSNNYIKDINEVLKVGETVDVKVMSVGTDGKIGLSIRRASGEEVPERAPKKEFVRPQRKEFKKPVTPAAPKKNDFDSLMSSFLKDSDDRLTSLKRNTEGKRGGRGGRRN comes from the coding sequence ATGTCAGTTGAAGTAGGGGCGAAAATTAGCGGTAAAATTTCAGGGATTACAAATTTCGGAGCATTTATTGATTTGGGCGAAGGGAAAACAGGTTTAGTCCATATTAGTGAAGTGTCAAATAATTATATTAAGGACATTAACGAGGTTTTAAAAGTTGGGGAAACAGTTGATGTGAAAGTTATGTCAGTGGGGACTGACGGCAAAATTGGCTTATCAATTCGCAGAGCCTCTGGCGAAGAAGTTCCTGAGCGAGCACCTAAAAAAGAATTTGTTCGTCCGCAACGTAAAGAATTTAAAAAACCAGTCACACCTGCGGCGCCAAAGAAAAATGATTTTGATTCATTGATGTCATCGTTCTTGAAAGATAGTGACGATCGTTTGACATCTTTAAAACGTAATACCGAAGGTAAACGCGGAGGCCGCGGAGGCAGACGCAATTAA
- a CDS encoding NAD-dependent protein deacylase, translating to MSKVEVLFEKMEASCNVVALTGAGVSVASGIPDYRSVKGVYQGLEQPEYLLSRTCFEQEPHKFYQFVKNLYHSEAKANIIHHELQDLIMAKGTGGIITQNIDQLHGQYGSAEVVEFHGSLYRCYCTKCRRFIDSCDYLVSAYHPNCGGIIRPDIVLYEEGLDDLVVNRSKELINQADLILIVGTSFKVFPFCQLLNFKNELSDVIVINDRSIMIDVPHEMVIGKAESFFEEMNEWRMKNNAKKPTR from the coding sequence GTGAGTAAGGTTGAAGTATTATTTGAGAAAATGGAAGCTAGCTGTAATGTTGTTGCCTTGACGGGTGCAGGAGTCTCAGTTGCATCGGGAATCCCTGATTACCGTTCGGTCAAAGGTGTTTATCAAGGTCTTGAACAGCCGGAATATTTATTAAGCAGAACGTGCTTTGAACAAGAACCACATAAATTTTATCAATTTGTTAAAAACTTATATCATTCAGAGGCGAAAGCCAATATTATTCATCATGAATTACAAGATTTGATCATGGCTAAAGGGACGGGCGGTATCATTACCCAAAACATCGACCAACTACATGGTCAATATGGTAGTGCGGAAGTCGTTGAATTTCATGGAAGTTTATATAGGTGTTACTGTACTAAGTGTCGGCGATTTATTGATAGTTGTGATTACCTTGTGTCGGCTTACCATCCAAATTGTGGAGGGATTATTCGTCCGGATATTGTATTGTATGAAGAAGGACTTGACGATTTGGTGGTTAATCGGTCAAAAGAGTTGATAAATCAAGCAGATTTAATTTTAATTGTGGGTACGTCATTTAAAGTGTTTCCATTTTGTCAGTTACTCAATTTTAAAAATGAACTTTCTGATGTAATAGTTATTAATGATCGATCAATTATGATTGATGTCCCTCATGAGATGGTTATCGGAAAAGCTGAGAGTTTTTTTGAAGAGATGAACGAATGGAGGATGAAAAATAATGCTAAAAAACCAACGCGATAA
- a CDS encoding 50S ribosomal protein L25/general stress protein Ctc — protein MAVVLKVNERQVRPRSIKKELRLAGQIPAVIYGNQEKNTAIAVNEKELMKAIKEHGQNAVYTLEVAGRKIPTLIFDQQQDTFNRQWVHVEFLAVDMKEKTELEADIVLKGTPKGVKVGGELTQNLYTVVVSATPDKLPDVIEVDVTGLEIGDAITVADIKQTDFEIIADQEEQVAAVVEAKVFSEEDEITGEEVQPEVIGEKEE, from the coding sequence ATGGCAGTCGTATTAAAAGTAAACGAGAGACAAGTTAGACCACGTTCGATTAAGAAAGAGTTGCGTCTAGCAGGACAAATTCCAGCCGTGATTTATGGAAACCAAGAAAAAAATACTGCAATTGCAGTGAATGAAAAAGAATTGATGAAGGCAATCAAGGAGCATGGTCAAAATGCCGTGTATACTTTAGAGGTTGCAGGAAGAAAAATCCCAACATTAATTTTTGATCAACAGCAAGATACGTTTAACCGTCAATGGGTTCACGTTGAATTCTTGGCAGTTGATATGAAAGAAAAAACAGAGCTAGAAGCTGATATTGTGTTAAAAGGTACGCCTAAAGGTGTTAAAGTGGGTGGGGAGCTAACACAAAACTTATATACAGTAGTTGTATCTGCTACACCTGATAAATTACCAGATGTCATTGAAGTAGATGTTACTGGTTTAGAAATTGGTGATGCCATAACGGTTGCAGATATTAAGCAAACTGATTTCGAAATTATTGCAGACCAAGAAGAACAAGTTGCTGCGGTAGTGGAGGCTAAAGTATTCTCTGAAGAAGATGAGATTACTGGTGAAGAAGTTCAACCAGAAGTTATTGGTGAAAAAGAAGAGTAA
- the pth gene encoding aminoacyl-tRNA hydrolase, with amino-acid sequence MKIIVGLGNPGSKYKDTKHNIGFITLDEVANQNGINFNKSKFESEIAEFNFSGEKVLLVKPQTFMNESGRAIRPLLDYYNLTEEDILVIYDDLDLPTGKIRLRQKGSAGGHNGIKSLIRHIGTQDFNRIKIGIDRPQPGKEVVSHVLGTFPKETHEEMLLAVKNSADAVADWISNDDFVSTMNKFNSK; translated from the coding sequence ATGAAGATTATTGTTGGTTTAGGGAATCCAGGTAGTAAATATAAAGATACAAAGCATAATATAGGTTTTATTACTTTAGATGAGGTTGCTAATCAAAACGGAATTAACTTTAACAAAAGTAAGTTTGAATCAGAAATTGCTGAATTTAATTTTTCAGGTGAGAAAGTCTTGTTAGTTAAACCCCAGACATTCATGAATGAATCTGGCCGTGCCATTCGCCCGTTGTTGGATTATTATAATTTGACAGAAGAAGATATTTTAGTTATCTATGATGATTTAGATTTACCAACAGGTAAGATTAGACTTCGTCAAAAAGGGAGTGCAGGTGGTCACAACGGGATTAAAAGTTTAATCCGACACATAGGTACGCAAGACTTCAATCGAATTAAAATAGGCATCGATCGTCCGCAACCGGGAAAAGAGGTTGTTTCACATGTTTTAGGAACATTTCCAAAGGAAACTCACGAGGAAATGCTATTAGCAGTGAAAAATTCGGCAGATGCAGTGGCGGATTGGATTAGCAATGATGATTTCGTTAGTACAATGAATAAATTTAATAGTAAATAA
- a CDS encoding FtsB family cell division protein has protein sequence MEEVKTNKKAEPTLVNVSTIGNEYTKEQLQQYNREKKQIIFKRRRLTVIFTIATIFFVLSGFNLISGYRHIGQLEKEKVAALREKEELEKNEKSLRYSVDLLKDEDYLQKVARQKFFYTKDGELVYSLPQSGSGAVDDAKSKKDKKETSEETEKEDTKTESNTDGE, from the coding sequence ATGGAAGAAGTGAAAACTAATAAGAAAGCTGAACCAACGTTAGTAAACGTTTCTACTATTGGAAATGAATACACCAAAGAACAGTTGCAGCAGTATAATCGAGAAAAAAAGCAAATAATTTTTAAACGTCGTCGTTTAACGGTTATTTTCACAATTGCCACGATTTTCTTTGTTTTAAGCGGGTTTAACTTGATTAGTGGTTATCGCCATATTGGTCAGCTTGAAAAAGAAAAAGTTGCGGCCCTTCGTGAAAAAGAAGAGCTGGAAAAAAACGAAAAATCATTGCGCTATAGTGTGGACTTGCTGAAAGATGAAGACTACTTACAAAAAGTTGCAAGACAAAAGTTTTTCTATACAAAAGATGGCGAGTTGGTATACAGTCTTCCTCAATCAGGGTCAGGCGCCGTTGACGATGCTAAAAGTAAAAAAGATAAAAAAGAAACAAGTGAAGAAACAGAAAAAGAAGATACCAAAACTGAGTCAAACACTGATGGTGAATAA
- a CDS encoding L,D-transpeptidase family protein encodes MKLKKWVFLLFTILLLIIAGLYTKQAHFYGTHFYPKTVINDVPIGNMTLPEATKRLDETHADDIFSINNGEETWQEINSRQLGLEHDIKPSLEKKLNKQKKFLWLIQRFFKTDVEITDFNLDEEKFNRTTDGLKEALAVLNQDQTAPQDATIIEKDGKLIIQPEVIGETYDLEKVVAEIKTALSSNKTSINIEKMLVQPKIKSDDSSLKKALEEGEKLTKEPVVYQINGKDIEIPKATIVSWISFNNEEEKVTLDYEKVYGYVQELGAQYDTSVNPTTFKSTKRGEVSVPAGSLSWTIQTDAETNALIEDILKGKGVKRSPIVNGSASASSSLVGQTYVEVDLQNQHMYFYKDGELFLDTAVITGKPTTKTPPGVNYLWKKERDSVLKGTNDDGSKYAEPVSYWMPIDWTGVGLHDSPWQPADAYGGNSWESIGSHGCVNTPPAVAEKLYNNIEVGTPVIVF; translated from the coding sequence ATGAAACTAAAAAAATGGGTATTCTTACTCTTCACAATACTACTTTTAATCATTGCTGGGTTATATACGAAACAGGCCCATTTTTATGGTACGCACTTTTATCCTAAAACGGTAATAAACGATGTGCCAATCGGAAATATGACGTTACCTGAAGCTACTAAACGATTAGACGAAACTCATGCCGATGATATTTTTTCTATCAATAACGGGGAAGAAACTTGGCAAGAAATCAATAGCCGCCAACTTGGTCTTGAACACGATATTAAACCTAGTTTAGAAAAAAAACTTAACAAACAAAAAAAATTCTTATGGCTTATCCAACGCTTTTTCAAAACAGATGTCGAAATAACTGACTTTAATTTAGATGAAGAAAAATTTAACCGAACAACAGATGGCTTGAAAGAAGCACTTGCCGTTTTAAACCAAGATCAAACAGCTCCTCAAGATGCTACTATTATTGAAAAAGATGGTAAGTTAATCATCCAACCTGAAGTGATTGGTGAAACATATGATCTTGAAAAAGTTGTTGCTGAAATAAAAACAGCTTTATCTAGCAATAAAACATCTATCAACATTGAAAAAATGTTAGTTCAACCAAAAATAAAATCAGATGACAGCTCCTTAAAAAAAGCACTTGAAGAAGGTGAAAAATTAACTAAGGAACCTGTTGTATACCAAATTAATGGAAAAGATATCGAAATTCCCAAGGCAACAATCGTGAGTTGGATTTCCTTCAATAATGAAGAAGAAAAAGTTACTTTAGACTATGAAAAAGTTTATGGCTACGTTCAAGAATTAGGTGCTCAATACGATACCAGCGTTAATCCAACCACTTTTAAAAGCACTAAACGTGGTGAAGTAAGTGTGCCTGCCGGCAGTCTAAGCTGGACTATTCAAACTGATGCTGAAACCAATGCATTGATTGAGGATATTTTAAAAGGAAAAGGTGTTAAGCGTTCGCCTATTGTTAACGGAAGCGCCTCAGCTAGTTCTTCCTTAGTTGGACAAACCTACGTGGAAGTAGACTTGCAAAATCAACATATGTATTTCTATAAAGACGGTGAATTATTCTTAGATACGGCAGTTATTACAGGGAAGCCAACAACTAAGACTCCCCCTGGAGTTAACTACTTATGGAAAAAAGAACGCGATTCTGTTCTTAAAGGAACAAACGATGACGGTTCAAAATATGCCGAACCCGTATCTTACTGGATGCCTATTGATTGGACTGGCGTGGGTCTTCATGACTCGCCATGGCAACCCGCTGATGCATACGGTGGAAACAGTTGGGAATCGATTGGCTCTCACGGATGTGTGAACACACCACCTGCTGTTGCAGAAAAATTGTATAATAATATTGAAGTCGGTACTCCTGTTATTGTCTTCTAA
- the mfd gene encoding transcription-repair coupling factor has protein sequence MNINDIVGQLPEVVDWQSDLSEEKQQLITGLSSSAKALVMSSLLETIGHRTIVLTPNIYHARNAYDEFCGLLPNSEVHIFPVDEVTAIEMSYGSPETMAERIAALSFLANGKSGLVVVPVAGFRKFLPKVDTWKRYERLLVLDEELDLENFQKQLVLMGYRREGLVASPGEFSVRGSILDVYPLTEEYPVRIDLFGDEIESIRFFNPENQRSLEKVSQITIPPATDLFSDESELRLASERLESAMDESLNELSDEEAKNRMQSYFVDVIETWDKGLPHSDDLHHLGHYYQEETTLSDYVTSADFLCVDDYPRILESEKTLLEDEANWITSKLESGTIMPNQIYGKDVVGLLKDFPGNKTYFTLFQKGMGNLKFQKIIPFHYRSMQQFFGQIDLLKIELDRWKKKNTTVLMVLPDEEKLKKMQELLIDYNQQVVITTSDNLLKGEVQLIVGQLETGFELPDSQLAIITERELLQKTKSKKRPRRQNVSNAERLKSYNELKPGDYVVHVNHGIGQYIGMETLQMDGVHQDYMTILYQKNDKLFIPVTQLDLIQKYVASESKEPKINKLGGSDWSKTRNKVSAKIEDIADDLIKLYSEREAERGFSFSPDDSYQKEFEDAFPYPETEDQLRSISEIKKDMESVKPMDRLLVGDVGFGKTEVALRAAFKAIQDGKQVAILVPTTILAQQHYETMLDRFTDFPISVGLLSRFRTKKQQEETIRELEKGQLDIVVGTHRVLSNDIKFADLGLLIVDEEQRFGVKHKERLKQLKSQVDVLTLTATPIPRTLHMSMLGVRDLSVIETPPANRYPVQTYVMERNQGAIKDAVERELSRGGQVFYLHNRVDTIDKKVMELQQLIPDARIGFAHGQMSELELESTLLAFIQHEYDVLVTTTIIETGVDIPNVNTLFVENADRMGLSQLYQLRGRVGRSNRVAFAYFMYEPDKVLNEVSEKRLQAIRDFTELGAGFKIAMRDLSIRGAGNLLGAQQHGFIDSVGFDMYTQMLSEAVARKQGKNLPESKTSMEIDVGIDAYIPSDYIEDERQKIEIYKRIRQLESQEMFDELEDDLFDRFGDYPDEVGYLLSVGLLKMAGDYALVEKIVRNDDKLSILLSQKGSKLYAVEQLFKALSATKLQADIRPDDKQMVLILTIPNKLSEAGWLLEVTKVVMALRDEKYKAVKQLKDEEVE, from the coding sequence ATGAATATCAATGATATAGTAGGTCAATTACCTGAAGTTGTCGATTGGCAGAGTGATTTATCAGAAGAGAAGCAGCAACTAATAACGGGGTTGTCCTCCTCAGCCAAAGCGTTGGTAATGTCTAGTTTATTAGAAACAATTGGCCATAGGACAATTGTTTTAACGCCGAATATTTATCATGCTAGGAATGCCTATGATGAATTCTGTGGGCTGTTACCAAATTCAGAAGTGCATATATTTCCTGTTGATGAAGTGACGGCAATTGAAATGTCTTACGGATCACCAGAAACAATGGCAGAGCGGATTGCCGCTTTGTCTTTTTTAGCGAACGGTAAATCAGGACTGGTAGTAGTTCCGGTCGCTGGATTCAGGAAGTTTTTACCAAAGGTGGACACGTGGAAACGATATGAGAGATTGCTAGTATTAGATGAAGAGTTGGATTTGGAAAATTTCCAAAAACAATTAGTGCTAATGGGGTATAGGCGTGAGGGGCTAGTTGCTAGCCCAGGTGAGTTCAGTGTCAGAGGTAGTATTTTAGATGTCTATCCATTGACAGAAGAATATCCAGTTCGTATTGATTTATTTGGTGATGAGATTGAATCGATTCGTTTTTTTAATCCAGAAAATCAGCGTTCTTTAGAAAAAGTGTCTCAAATAACAATTCCGCCAGCGACTGATTTATTTTCAGATGAATCAGAGTTGCGTTTGGCGTCCGAGCGATTGGAAAGTGCAATGGATGAGTCTTTGAATGAGTTGTCGGACGAAGAGGCTAAAAACCGTATGCAATCTTATTTTGTTGATGTGATAGAAACATGGGATAAAGGTCTGCCGCATTCGGATGATTTACATCACTTAGGACATTATTATCAAGAAGAAACAACCTTATCGGATTATGTTACGTCAGCTGATTTTTTATGTGTGGATGATTATCCTCGTATTTTAGAAAGTGAGAAGACGCTATTAGAAGACGAAGCAAATTGGATTACGAGTAAGTTAGAATCAGGGACGATTATGCCAAACCAGATATATGGTAAAGATGTTGTTGGTTTATTGAAGGATTTCCCCGGGAATAAAACATACTTCACGTTATTTCAAAAAGGGATGGGGAATCTCAAATTTCAAAAAATAATTCCATTCCATTACCGGAGCATGCAACAATTTTTTGGTCAGATTGATTTGTTGAAAATTGAATTGGATAGATGGAAGAAAAAAAATACCACTGTTTTAATGGTCTTGCCGGATGAAGAAAAATTAAAAAAGATGCAGGAATTACTAATCGATTATAATCAACAAGTGGTTATTACGACTTCAGATAACTTGTTAAAAGGTGAAGTTCAACTTATTGTTGGTCAGCTGGAAACAGGGTTTGAGTTGCCAGATAGTCAATTAGCAATTATCACTGAACGTGAATTACTTCAGAAGACAAAATCTAAAAAGCGCCCGAGACGACAAAATGTATCTAATGCTGAAAGGTTAAAAAGTTATAACGAACTTAAACCGGGGGATTATGTTGTTCATGTGAACCATGGTATCGGCCAGTATATCGGAATGGAAACTTTGCAGATGGATGGTGTCCACCAAGATTACATGACGATTCTTTATCAAAAGAACGATAAATTATTTATTCCAGTCACGCAGTTAGATTTGATTCAAAAATATGTAGCTTCAGAATCTAAAGAACCTAAAATAAACAAGCTCGGCGGGTCAGATTGGTCCAAAACTCGCAATAAAGTTTCTGCTAAGATTGAAGATATTGCCGATGATCTGATTAAGTTATACTCTGAACGAGAAGCTGAAAGAGGCTTTTCATTTTCTCCGGATGATAGTTATCAAAAAGAGTTTGAAGATGCATTCCCTTATCCAGAAACGGAAGATCAATTAAGAAGCATTTCCGAAATTAAAAAAGATATGGAGTCGGTTAAACCGATGGATCGCTTGTTAGTGGGGGATGTTGGTTTTGGCAAAACCGAAGTAGCATTGCGTGCAGCTTTTAAAGCAATTCAAGATGGTAAGCAAGTGGCCATTTTAGTTCCCACCACAATATTGGCGCAACAGCATTACGAGACGATGCTAGATCGATTTACGGACTTTCCAATATCTGTAGGTTTGTTAAGTCGATTTAGAACGAAGAAACAACAAGAAGAAACAATTAGGGAGTTAGAGAAAGGGCAACTTGATATCGTTGTGGGAACACATCGAGTGCTATCGAATGATATTAAGTTTGCAGATTTGGGACTACTGATTGTTGATGAAGAGCAACGATTCGGTGTCAAGCATAAAGAGCGCTTGAAACAATTAAAATCACAAGTGGATGTACTTACTCTGACTGCAACCCCAATTCCCAGAACCTTACATATGTCAATGTTAGGTGTTCGGGATTTATCAGTTATCGAAACACCTCCGGCTAACCGTTATCCTGTTCAAACTTATGTAATGGAACGGAATCAAGGGGCAATTAAAGATGCGGTGGAGCGTGAATTGAGCCGTGGTGGTCAAGTGTTTTACTTACATAATCGTGTAGACACTATTGATAAGAAAGTTATGGAACTTCAACAATTAATCCCTGATGCCCGCATCGGTTTTGCTCATGGGCAAATGTCTGAATTGGAATTGGAATCAACATTACTAGCATTTATCCAACATGAATATGATGTGTTAGTCACAACTACTATTATTGAAACAGGAGTAGACATTCCTAATGTCAACACATTATTTGTAGAAAATGCAGATCGCATGGGGCTGTCCCAGTTGTATCAATTACGTGGTCGTGTTGGCCGAAGTAATCGCGTAGCTTTTGCGTACTTTATGTATGAACCTGATAAGGTCTTGAATGAAGTAAGCGAAAAGAGGTTGCAAGCTATTCGTGACTTCACAGAGCTTGGGGCAGGTTTTAAAATAGCTATGCGAGATTTATCTATACGCGGAGCGGGGAATTTGTTAGGTGCGCAACAACACGGGTTTATTGATTCTGTTGGATTTGATATGTATACACAAATGCTTAGTGAAGCGGTTGCCCGTAAACAAGGAAAAAATCTTCCTGAAAGCAAAACATCAATGGAAATCGATGTTGGTATCGACGCATATATTCCTTCTGATTACATAGAAGATGAGCGACAAAAGATTGAAATATATAAGCGTATTCGTCAACTGGAATCACAAGAGATGTTTGATGAACTGGAAGATGATCTGTTTGATCGTTTTGGAGATTATCCTGATGAAGTAGGCTATTTACTATCTGTTGGTTTATTAAAAATGGCAGGAGATTATGCCTTGGTTGAAAAAATTGTCAGAAATGACGACAAGCTTTCTATTTTGTTGAGTCAAAAAGGTAGCAAGTTATATGCTGTCGAACAATTGTTTAAGGCCTTATCTGCAACAAAACTTCAAGCGGATATTCGTCCGGATGATAAGCAGATGGTATTAATCCTAACGATTCCAAACAAATTAAGTGAAGCAGGATGGTTGTTAGAAGTGACGAAGGTAGTAATGGCTTTAAGAGATGAAAAATACAAAGCTGTTAAACAACTAAAAGATGAAGAGGTGGAATAA
- a CDS encoding chorismate mutase — protein sequence MLKNQRDKIDKIDKQIVSLIEDRLQVVKEVAIIKKENGIPVLDSSREENLLTKVKSYTDDADLKKLYEEIFSTIMNHSKEQQNKLIEK from the coding sequence ATGCTAAAAAACCAACGCGATAAAATTGATAAAATTGATAAGCAAATTGTCAGTTTAATTGAAGATCGCTTACAAGTTGTCAAAGAAGTTGCGATTATAAAAAAAGAAAATGGGATTCCCGTTTTAGATTCGTCACGTGAGGAAAATCTTTTGACTAAAGTAAAAAGTTATACAGATGATGCTGATTTGAAAAAGTTATATGAAGAAATTTTCTCTACAATTATGAATCACTCTAAAGAACAGCAAAATAAATTAATAGAAAAATAA